The proteins below are encoded in one region of Calditrichota bacterium:
- a CDS encoding polysaccharide deacetylase family protein produces the protein MTFSKKTYHNIYILTYHHVCSEWLPSAARVTPEQFKMHIQILKSLGVHFFSLNDLIDLPENSPQKRVAITFDDGFSCLYKHAFPVLEEEKIPATIFLVTDFIGKKSTWDVNFGIHRARHLSWSEIIEMKKYGISFGSHTHRHIDLAGSSQNQIREDLKRSKSLLEDELGEFLHLLAYPFGRSSQRAKDVLRELNFRAAFSLYPDSQFSDVLQIPRYGVYLFDHKHFLKAKMDENWLAPIEKSKLKIINFLSVGTILTKKITQEKNS, from the coding sequence ATGACGTTCTCTAAAAAAACGTATCACAATATTTACATTCTGACGTACCATCATGTCTGTAGTGAATGGCTGCCGAGTGCAGCCCGTGTCACTCCGGAGCAATTCAAAATGCACATCCAGATCCTTAAAAGTCTGGGTGTGCATTTTTTTTCTTTAAACGATTTGATCGATCTTCCCGAAAACTCACCGCAAAAACGAGTCGCCATTACTTTTGACGATGGGTTTTCCTGCCTTTACAAGCATGCTTTTCCCGTTCTGGAAGAGGAAAAAATTCCGGCAACGATCTTTTTGGTGACGGATTTCATCGGCAAAAAAAGTACCTGGGATGTTAATTTTGGGATTCACAGAGCCAGGCACCTTTCCTGGTCGGAGATAATTGAGATGAAAAAATACGGGATTTCTTTTGGCTCCCACACACACCGGCATATTGATCTCGCCGGGAGCTCCCAAAACCAAATTCGGGAAGATTTGAAACGCTCAAAGTCATTATTAGAAGATGAATTAGGAGAATTCCTTCATCTGCTGGCGTACCCCTTTGGGCGCTCATCACAACGCGCAAAAGACGTTTTAAGGGAACTTAATTTTAGGGCGGCCTTTTCGTTGTATCCGGATTCCCAATTTTCAGATGTTTTGCAGATTCCACGATACGGCGTTTACTTGTTTGACCATAAACATTTCTTAAAAGCCAAAATGGATGAAAATTGGCTTGCACCTATTGAAAAGTCTAAACTCAAAATTATTAATTTCTTATCTGTAGGAACGATTTTGACAAAAAAGATAACTCAGGAAAAAAACTCTTGA
- the ald gene encoding alanine dehydrogenase: MIIGVPKEIKPDEYRVSMLPVGVETLRKNGHTVLVEKSAGEGSGFSDTDYKQAGAEILNSPEEVYSKADMIVKVKEPLPSEYELIKEDQILFTYFHFAASEKLTKAIIKTNAIAVAYETVELPDHSLPLLIPMSEVAGRMSVQEGAKYLEKKMGGRGVLLAGVPGVEPATVVILGGGIVGTNAAKMAAGLGATVYILDINLDRLRYLDDVMPKNVITLMSNLYNIRELLAKADLLIGAVLIPGAKAPKLVTRDMLKLMKPRSVLVDVAIDQGGCIETVHPTTHHDPIYVIDDIIHYSVANMPGAVPRTSTIALTNATLPYAVKLANMGIEAIREDEALKKGLNIFKGKVTYKNVAEAFNLPYVPVNDVL, encoded by the coding sequence ATGATAATAGGTGTACCAAAGGAAATCAAACCCGATGAGTATCGCGTTTCAATGCTTCCGGTTGGCGTTGAAACATTGCGTAAAAACGGACATACGGTTTTGGTTGAAAAATCAGCAGGTGAGGGAAGCGGTTTTTCGGATACCGATTACAAACAGGCCGGCGCCGAAATCCTCAATTCCCCCGAAGAGGTTTATTCAAAAGCGGATATGATTGTAAAAGTAAAAGAACCGCTTCCCAGTGAATATGAACTTATAAAGGAAGATCAGATTCTTTTCACGTACTTTCACTTCGCTGCATCAGAGAAACTGACCAAAGCCATAATCAAAACAAATGCCATTGCCGTGGCCTATGAAACGGTTGAACTACCCGATCATTCCCTTCCTTTATTGATTCCAATGAGCGAAGTGGCCGGAAGGATGTCCGTTCAGGAAGGGGCAAAATACCTGGAAAAGAAGATGGGGGGCAGGGGAGTTCTTCTGGCGGGTGTTCCGGGCGTTGAACCCGCAACGGTTGTCATCCTGGGGGGAGGGATTGTGGGCACAAATGCGGCAAAAATGGCAGCCGGACTCGGTGCCACTGTCTACATTCTGGACATCAATCTTGACCGCCTGCGCTATCTTGACGACGTGATGCCCAAAAATGTGATTACCCTCATGTCCAATCTTTACAATATCCGGGAGCTTCTTGCGAAAGCCGATTTATTGATTGGTGCGGTGTTAATTCCGGGGGCAAAAGCGCCCAAATTGGTGACTCGCGATATGTTGAAACTAATGAAACCCCGCTCTGTGCTGGTGGATGTTGCCATCGACCAGGGAGGATGTATTGAAACGGTCCATCCCACAACGCATCACGATCCCATTTACGTGATTGACGATATCATTCATTACAGCGTGGCCAATATGCCGGGTGCCGTTCCCCGCACATCAACCATTGCCTTAACCAACGCGACACTTCCTTATGCCGTAAAATTGGCCAATATGGGAATTGAAGCTATTCGGGAAGACGAAGCGCTTAAAAAGGGTTTGAATATTTTCAAGGGAAAAGTCACCTACAAAAACGTGGCGGAAGCCTTTAATTTACCCTATGTTCCTGTAAATGACGTTCTCTAA
- a CDS encoding insulinase family protein, with translation MFANSKNVNEGSLYRKTVLPNGLRVISEKIPYVRSVSIGLWIEAGTRDEPAQKNGIAHFLEHMVFKGTKTRSAFKLADTLEALGGALNAFTGKELTSFYAHVLDEHLEVAVDILADLLENPLLDPQDIEKEKNVVIEEIRDLEDAPDDLIFDYFFQDIFSNHPLSFPILGQEKIVREFERRDLIEFKENNYTSNRIIIAAAGNIDHQQLVDLAGKYFSGIKTTSQRELLALPEERPERHIRTYRAQQAHVCMGCRTVPYSAPEKYPLLLVNTILGAGMSSRLFQTLREKYGLVYSVFSFTDFFMDTGVFGIYFGTDKGNIDQAIELTANEFNRLLNKELQEDELAKRQSQLKGNLLLGLESTSNRMERLAKMEIYFQGFQTLDDVIQSINEVTLEDIFDVAESYFNSHRIYQTIIRPQ, from the coding sequence TTGTTCGCAAACAGCAAAAACGTTAATGAAGGCTCACTTTACCGAAAAACCGTTCTACCCAATGGCCTTCGCGTAATTTCTGAAAAAATCCCTTATGTTCGCTCAGTCTCAATCGGATTGTGGATTGAGGCTGGCACCAGGGATGAGCCGGCTCAGAAAAATGGCATTGCTCATTTTCTTGAACACATGGTTTTTAAGGGCACAAAGACCCGATCCGCCTTTAAACTGGCCGATACGCTGGAAGCACTGGGGGGTGCTCTTAATGCCTTTACAGGAAAGGAATTGACTTCCTTTTATGCTCATGTTCTTGATGAGCATCTGGAGGTGGCCGTGGATATTCTGGCGGATCTTCTTGAAAATCCGTTACTTGACCCGCAGGATATAGAAAAAGAAAAGAATGTTGTGATTGAAGAAATCAGGGACCTGGAAGATGCGCCCGATGATCTTATTTTTGATTACTTTTTTCAGGATATATTTTCAAACCACCCACTGAGTTTTCCCATATTGGGACAGGAAAAAATTGTAAGGGAGTTTGAACGCCGCGATTTAATCGAATTCAAAGAGAATAACTACACATCAAATCGCATTATTATTGCAGCAGCCGGAAATATTGACCATCAACAATTGGTCGATCTTGCAGGCAAGTATTTTTCCGGTATTAAAACCACCAGTCAAAGAGAATTATTGGCACTTCCCGAAGAAAGGCCTGAGCGTCATATCAGAACATACCGCGCGCAACAGGCCCATGTGTGTATGGGATGCCGGACCGTACCCTATTCGGCGCCCGAAAAATATCCGCTTCTTCTTGTCAATACCATTCTGGGGGCCGGAATGAGTTCCCGTCTCTTTCAAACCCTTCGGGAAAAATACGGTCTGGTTTATTCCGTTTTTTCATTTACTGATTTTTTTATGGATACAGGTGTATTTGGAATCTACTTTGGAACAGACAAGGGCAATATTGATCAGGCAATTGAATTGACTGCCAATGAATTTAATCGATTACTGAATAAAGAACTTCAAGAAGATGAATTAGCCAAACGGCAGTCTCAGTTAAAGGGGAATTTATTGCTTGGTCTTGAGTCCACATCGAACCGGATGGAACGCCTCGCCAAAATGGAAATCTATTTTCAGGGGTTTCAAACTTTGGATGATGTCATTCAATCGATTAATGAGGTGACGTTGGAAGACATATTCGATGTGGCCGAAAGCTATTTTAACTCACACAGAATTTATCAAACCATTATTCGACCACAGTAA
- a CDS encoding DUF4340 domain-containing protein produces MKTKNTLILLVILIAISAYVYFYEIKGGEERKKEKEAAAELLPIKKDDVSEVILERPADHVRIHAKKTDDQWKIIEPIETEGDKFAIEGLINSVLNSKVNRVVAHDTSSLQDFGLKPPEGIIILSTKSGQHDTIFVGSKNPTGSFLFIRKNHQPEVELTSTSMSYEVKRNLFDFRDKTVLKFEKENVDKLDLKVPKGHYIVEKTGESWMITSPVRKKADKAEIGKLLNKVKNARVRKFVVEKAPSLAKYGLSHPKYVFTVFLKPNQSRKTLLIGKKEDKETVYAKDDSRNPIMSIPKSVPDGLNVSLFDLRDKTILHFKRENLSKIELIYPDSTIICQKDTSGNWMITFPDSAKTKSWKMSSLLSSLKNLKAKEFPGEGKRLFARTGLKKPQLIVRLYDKDGKFVESLLIGKTYDSKKTYVTTKEKKEVFGVSTNDLKNIKVRLEDIKAD; encoded by the coding sequence ATGAAAACCAAAAATACACTCATACTGCTGGTTATTCTCATTGCCATTTCGGCTTATGTGTATTTTTACGAAATCAAAGGGGGAGAGGAACGCAAAAAGGAAAAAGAGGCTGCCGCCGAACTGCTTCCGATCAAAAAGGATGATGTCAGTGAGGTCATTCTGGAGCGCCCGGCGGATCATGTGAGAATTCATGCAAAAAAAACAGACGACCAGTGGAAAATTATCGAACCGATCGAAACGGAAGGAGATAAATTCGCAATTGAAGGCCTTATTAATTCGGTCCTAAATTCAAAAGTGAACCGGGTTGTGGCCCACGATACAAGCTCTTTACAGGATTTTGGCTTAAAACCCCCGGAAGGAATTATCATTCTTTCAACAAAATCGGGTCAGCACGATACAATTTTTGTGGGCAGTAAAAACCCCACCGGCTCCTTTTTGTTTATTCGCAAGAATCATCAACCTGAGGTTGAGCTGACATCCACATCGATGTCTTACGAGGTAAAAAGAAACCTCTTTGATTTTAGGGATAAAACGGTTCTGAAGTTCGAAAAAGAAAATGTCGACAAACTGGATCTAAAGGTGCCCAAAGGCCATTATATTGTGGAAAAAACAGGGGAGTCGTGGATGATCACGTCACCCGTCCGAAAAAAAGCGGATAAAGCGGAAATAGGCAAACTACTGAACAAGGTCAAAAATGCCCGGGTTCGCAAATTTGTGGTCGAAAAGGCACCCTCCCTCGCAAAATACGGTCTTTCACATCCCAAATATGTGTTTACGGTTTTCCTAAAACCCAATCAATCCAGGAAAACCCTGCTTATTGGCAAAAAAGAGGACAAGGAGACCGTATATGCAAAGGATGATTCGCGAAATCCCATTATGAGTATTCCGAAAAGTGTTCCTGATGGATTGAATGTTTCACTGTTTGATTTGCGAGATAAGACTATTCTTCATTTTAAGCGGGAAAATCTATCTAAAATTGAATTAATTTATCCCGATTCAACGATTATCTGTCAAAAAGACACCAGCGGGAACTGGATGATTACATTTCCGGATTCGGCCAAAACAAAGAGCTGGAAAATGAGCTCACTCCTGTCCAGTTTAAAAAATCTAAAAGCAAAAGAATTCCCAGGAGAAGGAAAGAGGCTCTTTGCGCGTACCGGTTTGAAAAAGCCGCAGCTCATAGTCCGTCTGTATGATAAGGATGGAAAATTCGTGGAATCATTGCTTATCGGAAAAACTTACGATTCGAAAAAAACCTATGTTACAACTAAAGAGAAGAAAGAAGTATTCGGCGTTTCTACTAATGACCTCAAAAATATTAAGGTCCGTTTAGAAGATATTAAAGCCGATTAA
- the pnp gene encoding polyribonucleotide nucleotidyltransferase — protein sequence MVVRKEIELGGRKLLIETGKMARQADGAVWVQYGETAILATAVSSDKPVTGTDFMPLSVEYRERAYAAGKIPGGFFKREGKPSEKEVVSARLTDRPIRPLFPDDYRNEVQVIIYVISADQENDADILGPIGASAALSISDIPFLGPIASVRVGKVNGEYVINPTFAQLEESELDVIIAGSSDSIAMVEGWSNEISEEDMLQALDFGHEAIKKIVELQNELVKEIGRPKRSYEPAAIPEELQKEVRARAESKMVEIVQIAEKKERSTAIKTLVEEIAQSLEETFPDASGMIAAVVGDIEKEIMRKNILEKGKRLDGRSLKDIRPITCEIGLIPRAHGSALFTRGQTQSLSATTLGTKMDEQKIEGLEGGTWKRYMLHYNFPPFSVGEVKPMRGPGRREIGHGQLAERALKPVIPDDTEFPYTIRIVSDIMESNGSSSMATVCAGSLSLMDAGVPVKAAVAGIAMGLIKENDKVAILTDILGDEDHMGDMDFKVAGTSEGITAFQMDIKIKGISFEIMREALQQAREARLQILEIMNQTIDHPRDAISKYAPRIMSIQVPVDTIGAIIGPGGKTIREIIDKTGVTIDIDDDGKVTIASADMEAAEEAKRIVQSYSEVPEEGKVYKGKVKKILNFGAIVEILPGKEGLLHISELEYHRVNKVEDILHVGDMVEVKLLKVERDGKLDLSRKALLEKPEGYVEQQRPSFRSSNGQRRRSDVNRNSKRR from the coding sequence ATGGTAGTTCGTAAAGAAATTGAATTAGGGGGTCGCAAGCTCCTTATCGAAACAGGCAAAATGGCACGGCAGGCAGATGGAGCCGTTTGGGTGCAATACGGAGAAACGGCCATACTCGCAACGGCTGTTTCATCGGATAAACCGGTAACCGGAACGGATTTTATGCCGCTTTCCGTCGAATATCGTGAACGCGCCTATGCGGCCGGCAAAATTCCCGGCGGATTTTTTAAGAGAGAAGGCAAACCCAGCGAAAAGGAAGTGGTTAGTGCCCGATTAACGGACAGGCCCATTCGACCCCTTTTCCCGGATGATTACCGAAATGAAGTCCAGGTGATCATTTATGTTATTTCTGCAGACCAGGAGAACGATGCGGACATTCTGGGTCCCATCGGGGCATCCGCAGCACTATCTATTTCGGATATTCCCTTTCTGGGTCCTATTGCATCGGTTCGCGTGGGTAAAGTGAATGGTGAATACGTCATTAATCCTACGTTTGCACAATTGGAAGAGAGCGAGTTGGATGTTATTATTGCCGGCTCTTCCGACTCCATTGCAATGGTTGAAGGGTGGTCCAATGAGATTTCTGAAGAGGATATGCTTCAGGCTTTGGATTTTGGACACGAAGCCATTAAGAAAATCGTAGAGCTTCAGAACGAATTGGTTAAGGAAATCGGGAGACCAAAGCGGAGCTATGAACCCGCGGCTATTCCGGAGGAGCTGCAAAAAGAGGTCCGGGCCCGCGCCGAGTCCAAAATGGTTGAAATCGTTCAGATTGCCGAGAAAAAGGAACGAAGTACGGCCATCAAAACACTGGTGGAAGAAATTGCCCAGTCCCTGGAAGAAACCTTTCCCGATGCTTCAGGAATGATTGCCGCAGTCGTGGGAGACATCGAGAAGGAGATTATGCGGAAGAATATTCTGGAGAAGGGAAAACGTCTGGACGGCCGTTCCCTCAAAGATATTCGTCCGATTACCTGCGAAATTGGTTTAATTCCGCGGGCACACGGTTCAGCCTTATTTACCCGAGGCCAAACACAAAGTCTCTCGGCAACAACACTCGGTACCAAAATGGATGAACAAAAGATTGAGGGGCTTGAAGGCGGCACGTGGAAACGGTACATGCTTCACTATAATTTCCCGCCCTTTTCCGTGGGTGAAGTGAAACCTATGCGAGGACCGGGTCGAAGAGAAATCGGGCACGGGCAGTTGGCGGAACGGGCTCTAAAACCGGTTATCCCGGATGATACGGAATTCCCCTACACCATTCGAATTGTTTCCGATATTATGGAATCCAACGGATCGTCCTCGATGGCCACTGTTTGTGCGGGATCGTTGTCTTTGATGGATGCCGGTGTTCCTGTAAAAGCGGCCGTTGCCGGAATTGCTATGGGATTAATCAAGGAAAATGACAAGGTCGCCATTTTAACGGATATTCTCGGCGATGAAGATCACATGGGCGATATGGACTTCAAGGTTGCCGGTACGTCTGAGGGAATTACCGCTTTCCAAATGGACATTAAGATAAAAGGGATTTCATTTGAGATTATGCGTGAAGCCCTACAACAGGCCAGGGAGGCCCGATTGCAGATTCTGGAGATTATGAATCAGACCATTGATCATCCCAGAGATGCAATTTCCAAATATGCACCGCGAATCATGTCTATTCAGGTTCCTGTGGATACCATTGGTGCAATTATCGGCCCCGGAGGAAAGACCATCCGCGAAATCATCGATAAAACCGGTGTTACAATTGATATTGATGATGACGGAAAGGTCACCATTGCCTCGGCGGATATGGAAGCCGCAGAAGAGGCCAAGCGCATTGTGCAATCCTATTCGGAGGTTCCCGAGGAAGGAAAAGTTTACAAGGGAAAGGTCAAGAAAATTCTGAATTTTGGGGCCATTGTGGAAATTCTGCCGGGTAAGGAAGGACTGCTCCACATTTCAGAATTGGAATACCACCGTGTGAATAAGGTAGAAGATATTCTGCACGTGGGGGATATGGTAGAGGTGAAGCTCTTAAAGGTTGAAAGAGACGGAAAACTGGATCTCAGCCGAAAAGCGCTTCTCGAAAAACCTGAAGGATATGTGGAACAGCAGCGGCCCTCTTTCCGATCGAGCAATGGTCAACGGCGCAGAAGTGACGTAAATCGAAACAGCAAAAGACGCTGA